The DNA sequence CGGGTTCCCGCAGGTCGGCATCCAGATAGGCCGTACGACCCTCACCGGTGCCGGTGAGCAGAGCACGCGCGTGAGAGAGCACGATCGGGTCGTTATCGGCATAGACCACCCGGCAGCCCGGGTCGATGCCCTGGGCGACCTCGTGCAGGTTCGGCGAGGTCGGAATACCCGTGCCCACGTCCAGGAACTGGCGGATCCCCGCTTCCTGGGCGAGGAACCGGGTCACCCGGTGCAGGAACGCACGGTTCTGCCGGGCGGTGACCCGGCCGTGCGGAAACACCGCGAGCGCCTGCTCGGCCGCCTGCCGGTCGGCGGGAAAGTTGTCCTTACCACCGCGAAGTCGGCCCGAGGCGCGGTGCCGGCATTTCGGCCGGTCCGTTTCCTCGGGCCGCTTCCCGAACCCGCCGTGCCCATTACTGAGCAACGGGCTCTGCACAGGCCCCGTATTTATGGCTCGTGTTCTCGTCA is a window from the Parafrankia irregularis genome containing:
- a CDS encoding SAM-dependent methyltransferase — translated: MTRTRAINTGPVQSPLLSNGHGGFGKRPEETDRPKCRHRASGRLRGGKDNFPADRQAAEQALAVFPHGRVTARQNRAFLHRVTRFLAQEAGIRQFLDVGTGIPTSPNLHEVAQGIDPGCRVVYADNDPIVLSHARALLTGTGEGRTAYLDADLREPEKILESAELRDTLDLTRPVALSVIALLHFIPDTDDPYGILRRYLDALPAGSYLALTHVTPDFAPDEVGRVVEIYRGQGIPATVRTRGEVERFFDGLDVIEPGVQPVHRWRPDDTSLDGPTDAEVNVYGALARIP